In the Desulfovibrio legallii genome, CGGTGCTGACCAGTCTGGCTGTGGGCGTGCTGGCGACTCTGGGCGTGCTGCTGGTGCTGCGGCGCACGGGACGACGTACGGCGCCGCCGGCGTTGTTGGCCTTGCTGCCTGTGGTTTTTGCGGCCATGCTCACAGGCCGGCAGCTTTTGCAGGATGCTGCCCTGGCCCCCATGCACGACACGGCCGTGGCCGCCCGAGAGGCCCGCGCGGCTGCACTGGCCCCCTTCAGCCAAAAGGCCCTGGAAAATTTTGCGCTCAAGCTGCGCACGGTCTATGACAATGGCGACACCATCTATGACGGGGCCTGCGCGCCCTGTCACGGACTCGACGGACGCGGCCAGGGCCCGGAAGCGCGCCACCTGCGCATTCCTGCCGCAGACCTGGCCGCCATCCGTGCGGACAGAGGCTACGCCTATGCGCTCATCCGCGATGGCGTGCCCGGTTCCGGTATGCCCTACTTCCGACTGTACGACCGTAAAAAACTGGAAGGCGTGCTGGATACGTTGGACAAACGTTACAGCATGCTGGCAGACACGCCCCAGCCGCCGCACGACATCACGCCCCAGGCGCTTACGGTCTGGATCGACGTCTGCGCCGTGTGCCACGCGGCCAACGGTGCGGTGTCGGACTTCGGCAAAACCCTGCGCCCGGCCCCGCCGGACCTGCGCCGTCTGAGCGTGAGCCACCAGCGCGCCCTGCACGTCATTACCGAAGGCTACCCCGGCACGGTCATGCAGCCCTTCCGCCACCTGCCCGCACCCATATTGGACGACCTGGCCGTCATCAGCGGCCTGTTCCGGGTACAGCTGCCACAGGGCAAGCCTTGATCTCGGATTGTCGTTCCCGCATTGTCTTTAAGAAAACAAACGGAGGGGGCCTGCGCCAAAAAAGACAAACGCTTTTGCGGGCCGCCACGCCCTGTTTGTTAGGACAGATTACCTTTGAGGATGCGTATTCTCAACGTTCAAGGCGCGCTCGTTACGACGCTTAACCGCGCAACTACAGAGCGCTGCTGTCTTTGCTCGTAACTTCCTTCGTCGCGACGGCCAAGTTCCTGCGTTGCAACGGCTGAAGCTGCGCTTGCGCAACCGCCAGGGCATTTCAAAATTGAAATGCCCTGAGACGAGCCAGGCACACTTTGGGCACACGCTTTTTCTTGACGCCTTGCCGACGCTGCGCTATACGCTTGCTGCGGCAAGGCGCTGTACACAAGCGTACGCCTCCGTGCCGGGATGGTGGAATTGGTAGACGCAGCGGACTCAAAATCCGCCGGTGGCAACACCTTGCGAGTTCAAGTCTCGCTCCCGGTACCAAGTTAAATCAAGGGCTTGCTCAAGAGCAGGCCCTTTTTTTGTCTCAAATTTGTATACCATGTCATGCTGTGGTCGCGCTTTCAGGGGCTACACCAAAGACAGGGACAAAAGCGCTTTCTCCGGACCGCTATGCCTCTTTTTCTAAGGTAGAGCAGTCAGCGAATGAAATGTGCTAACTGCTCTGCAAGGATTTTCTTGAAAATCCTTGCCACAAAATGCGAGAAGGCAGGCTTTTGCCTGCCGTAAGCGAGCATTTCAAGTGTTAAATACTCTAGCGACCCGGCAAGTCTGAAAAATCTTGTACAGGACGCAAAAACAGAACGGCCGCCGGTGGCCTCCGCAGCCGTTTTGAAAATATTTGAGGCTCTTCTGCCGGAAGACAAAAGACGACGTTGTTTCAGGAAAGCAGAATATTCAGGTGGCGGTAGGCGCGGGCCGTGGCCACGCGGCCGCGCGGCGTGCGCTTGAGAAAGCCGCACTGGATGAGGTAGGGCTCGTAAATGTCCTCAAGGGTGCGCACTTCCTCGGAGCAGGCCACAGCCAGAGTTTTGATGCCCACCGGACCGCCGTCGTAGTGTTTAATCAGCACCTCCAGCAACCGCCGGTCCATCTGGTCCAGACCTTCCTGGTCTACGTCCATGCGGGTCAGGGCCGAGGCGGCTGCCTCCTTGGTCACCCGGCCGTCACCGTGCACCAGGGCAAAGTCGCGCACCCGGCGCAGCAGCCGGTTGGCAATACGCGGCGTGCCCCGCGCGCGGCGGCCGATCTCTCTCGCGCCCTCGCCGGTCATCTCCACACCCAGAATACGGGCCGTACGCCCCACCACGCGGGCCAGGTCGTCGGGGCTGTAGTACTGCAGCCGCGCCACAATGCCGAAGCGGTCACGCAAGGGGGAGGAAATAAGCCCCACTCTGGTGGTGGCCCCCACCAGGGTAAAAGGCTCCAGATCGATTTTGACCGTGCGGGCCGCTGGTCCCTGACCAATGACCAGATCCAGCTTGAAGTCCTCCATGGCCGGATAAAGCACTTCTTCCACAGCAATGGGCATGCGGTGGATTTCGTCCACAAAGAGGATGTC is a window encoding:
- a CDS encoding c-type cytochrome, which gives rise to MPQWNDLFLALPVSENVLDALLFISFGLHLLFVLLMLGTAMLGLALFLHALLHNNTAQQPWNSHLVHSHLGLKSLAVVLGVAPLLVMQVRYSYAFFTTTGLFSYSWLAIIPLLILAFLLIDAFGHKLTGNALLAFVCGMLGVGALMTVPAVFTGALALMERPQLWPVFAAAGFGPQAPPALHWLLRYLHVLGAALVLGAAFHLFFSTKDQPRKALMLRRWLWWSVLAQLVLGLGLLLTVRTSWNGPVLTSLAVGVLATLGVLLVLRRTGRRTAPPALLALLPVVFAAMLTGRQLLQDAALAPMHDTAVAAREARAAALAPFSQKALENFALKLRTVYDNGDTIYDGACAPCHGLDGRGQGPEARHLRIPAADLAAIRADRGYAYALIRDGVPGSGMPYFRLYDRKKLEGVLDTLDKRYSMLADTPQPPHDITPQALTVWIDVCAVCHAANGAVSDFGKTLRPAPPDLRRLSVSHQRALHVITEGYPGTVMQPFRHLPAPILDDLAVISGLFRVQLPQGKP
- the ruvB gene encoding Holliday junction branch migration DNA helicase RuvB, translating into MAEDYDERPPLGEGLAGVDESVRPRSLEEFIGQDELRANLRVYLDAARGRGKALDHTLFYGNPGLGKTTLAQIMAAELGVNLVCTSGPVLERSGDLAAILTNLGRHDILFVDEIHRMPIAVEEVLYPAMEDFKLDLVIGQGPAARTVKIDLEPFTLVGATTRVGLISSPLRDRFGIVARLQYYSPDDLARVVGRTARILGVEMTGEGAREIGRRARGTPRIANRLLRRVRDFALVHGDGRVTKEAAASALTRMDVDQEGLDQMDRRLLEVLIKHYDGGPVGIKTLAVACSEEVRTLEDIYEPYLIQCGFLKRTPRGRVATARAYRHLNILLS